In Solanum lycopersicum chromosome 5, SLM_r2.1, the following are encoded in one genomic region:
- the LOC138348680 gene encoding uncharacterized protein: MDGESLSQISSQIDGEVTGCENSGDPTIAIAGINGVSVEKKYSHCQSTHVTTQPHQIDREINNNNITSSQTDHKFDEQQENHESAGEHSRCIRKDTRNVTANATSVMEAKARINENNRGRNTSPQLTPNLYADNPSRMYKKEDKGRNEQGKSSNEDTAKNANQPTKNQKGGTGQAIDLNQAKTQRTRQQQKTDKKGQTDQGQQREKYEEQWQTQKKKHQKQEEQISSKSVWRPVTQPMQGTNDSKQQEQAIAANKQGSGNQEKQQMQAVLNKLSKTIKTMVKQTICKLWKVTARRNQDQHLQKQNQNRDSCKQNVKEKTVQQQTKKKEGTDQGEQSGNIDVKGTPKSKNKTSKQKRDAEKRRQSKQQGRDSEHEQGLREKPCNRFVMVDDNHGLDITPLQIQYMNPSTAHHPYKQQQKSQVLPQHMEDEYVVLNSEDDMVGDDHYLDECDDND; the protein is encoded by the exons ATGGATGGGGAATCTTTAAGTCAAATCTCGAGTCAAATAGACGGCGAAGTCACCGGCTGCGAAAATTCCGGTGACCCTACAATTGCTATCGCCGGAATTAATGGTGTCTCAGTAGAAAAGAAGTACTCTCACTGTCAAAGCACTCACGTAACAACACAACCTCATCAAATAGATAGAGaaatcaataataacaacatcACTTCTTCTCAAACAGATCACAAATTCGATGAACAACAAGAGAATCACGAAAGTGCTGGGGAACATTCAAGATGTATTCGAAAGGATACACGGAATGTTACAGCAAATGCTACATCAGTAATGGAGGCAAAAGCAAGGATCAATGAAAACAACAGGGGGAGAA ATACTTCACCTCAACTAACACCTAATCTCTATGCAGATAATCCATCAAGGATGTATAAAAAAGAGGACAAAGGCAGGAAC GAACAAGGAAAGAGTTCAAATGAAGATACAGCAAAGAATGCCAATCAACCAACAAAAAACCAGAAAGGAGGAACAGGGCAAGCAATTGATCTGAATCAAGCAAAGACACAAAGGACAAGACAACAACAAAAGACTGACAAAAAAGGTCAGACTGATCAGGGGCAGCAAAGAGAGAAATATGAGGAACAATGgcaaacacaaaagaaaaaacatcaaaaacaaGAAGAACAAATCAGCTCCAAATCTGTATGGAGACCAGTCACCCAACCAATGCAAGGAACCAATGACAGCAAACAACAAGAACAAGCAATTGCAG CCAACAAACAAGGAAGCGGGAATCAAGAGAAGCAACAAATGCAAGCTGTACTAAACAAACTATCAAAGACAATCAAAACAATGGTAAAACAGACAATCTGCAAACTATGGAAAGTAACAGCAAGAAGAAATCAG GATCAACATcttcaaaaacaaaatcaaaacagAGACAGCTGCAAACAGAATGTTAAGGAAAAAACTGTGCAACAACAAACTAAGAAGAAGGAGGGTACTGATCAAGGGGAACAAAGTGGAAACATTGATGTTAAAGGTACTCCCAAGAGTAAAAACAAGACTAGTAAACAGAAAAGGGATGCTGAAAAAAGAAGGCAAAGTAAACAGCAGGGCAGGGATAGTGAGCATGAGCAGGGTCTGAGGGAGAAACCATGTAATAGATTTGTAATGGTGGATGATAACCATGGTTTGGATATCACTCCATTACAAATCCAATATATGAATCCATCCACAGCACATCATCCTTATAAGCAGCAACAAAAAAGTCAAGTTTTACCACAACATATGGAGGATGAATACGTTGTCCTTAATTCGGAAGATGATATGGTTGGGGATGATCATTATctagatgaatgtgatgataaTGATTAG